The DNA segment GAAGCAGTGAATTTTGCTATAGGGTATGGATGTGAAATCTACCTTGGAGCCGGTGAGCCCCTGCACATTGACGGCAATAATACGCTTATTGGTAAAAACCACTTGATCCCTAACGGTTTTAAATGTGGCGAAAATAGCCTCGCCATCTATAAGAAAGCTAGGTATATGTTGATGAGCCTTATCGTTGGCAATAGGCTTAAGCTTAAATATTTCTGACTTGTCAAAATCTATCATGATTTTTCCGTTGTTAAGATTTAATATGATTATCTTTAACCGCGCAGCTATATTTTAACTTAGTTAAGAGGTGTTCAAATTGCCTGCTAGTTAGATTAGTGTATTCGTTAAAGAATGTGAAAATATAATTGCTAATAACAGGTTTTCTGTCTGCATTAGTATCAGCCGGGGTAAAAGTAAACTGTTTAATAGTTTTGATTGCGGCTTTATGAAATCGTTTGCTGATATTGGTGGTGGCTTTTATTACTTTTGGGTTGTGTACTAATCCATCTTCTCCAATGATAAAGGCAACGTTAATACAGTTTGATTTTTTGATATCTCTATTTAATTGAGGGTTATTGAGTTTTGCAATTATACTGTGCTGCCAATATTTTGGAAGTTCATCAATGCTGACAGCAATAGCTGCCGTTGTAATAGGGTCGTTTTCTATAATGAGCGATTTGTCACTATGGCCTGCACAACCTATAATCAACAAGCTTAAAAAGAGGCTAAAATATTTCATTGTTATTCATCCTTGAATTACTAATAAGGGTTATTTTGGTAAAGGGTAACTATCAATCATATCACCAAGGTGTTCTTTTAAGGTATCCAAATAAGGCTCAAAGTTTTTCCATTGTTCTAGACCACCCTTATAAATAGGTTGCCTAACCTGCTCAGAGCTTGGTGTTCTAACGGAACGCTCCGTTTCATGGAAGCTTAAACAGGCTTCTTCAAAGGGAAGCTCACAGTAGTCTAGTATGCGTCGTACCTGCGTTTCTAAATCGTCAACCACATGCTCATAATGAACGCGTAATACCCTGCCGGGTAAAACTTTATCCCAGTGGTCCATTAATGCTACATAGCCTTTGTAATAGCGAGCAACTTCCTCAAGGCCACAGGTGAATTCCTGACCATCGGCAAATAGTTGTTTGAAACCGCTAAAGCAACAGGCCATGGGGTGGCGTCTAGCATCAATGATTTTAGCGTTGGGGAACATGGTATGGATTAAGCCAATATGGCGGAAGTTATTGGGCATTTTATCAATAAAATACGGAGCGTCTTGCCTAAAGCATTGAGTCTCGCGAATAAAGTCATCGGCGAATTGGATGAACTGCTCATTGCTGAGCTCGGTTAATATTTGTGGGTAAAGGCTCTCCTCATTGTGCATGCGCCGGCCATTGAGCTTGTGAGCTAAGGCTATAATATTGGGAAGCTCCATGGTGCCGTCTACTTGCGAATGCGAGGCTAGTATTTGCTCCAATAGCGTTGAGCCTACTCTGGGTAGGCCTACGATAAATATAGGGTCCTTACGAGAGCTGCCATAGCCTTGTGTTTTATCAAAAAACGCTTGGTTGCAAATTTGGCTTTGTTTTTTAAGAGCGTCATCAACTACGTCAGCACTATAGCGTAGCTGGCTTTTTTTAAGTTGATTGCCTTGCTCGTAAAATTGGAACGATTGCTGGTAATCTTTTCTGTCTTCGTAGGCTTTACCTAACGCAAAACACATATGAAACTTATCGGCTAAAGCCGTGCTGGCTTGTTCGATAAACGTTTTCATTTTATCAATTTCTTCATCAGTAAAATGGTAGGTTTTTAAGTTAGCTAAACTCCAATAGGCATCGCCAAAGTCTGGCCTGGCTTTATAGGCGTTTTTATAAGCATGTATTCCCTCTTCTACACGCCCTATAGTTTTTAAAGCGTGACCTACCATAAGATGTGGCATTTCTAGTTGCGGGTTTTTCTCTATAACCTTGGCATAAATATCAAGGGCCGATTCGTGTCTGCCTAGTGAGACATATTGGCCTGCTAGCGATGTTTCAAAAGCAAGGTTTCCTGGATATTTTTCACAAAGCTCTGTTGCCTGTTGCAAGGCCTGTTCGAATTTTTGTCGCTTGTGTAATATAGTGACGTAATCGTGTTTAGCTAACCAGTTGTCAGGTTCAAATTTAACGCAGTTTTCTAATAAAAATTCTGCATCGTCGTAGACATATTGGCGCATGCCAAGGTCAGCCAGTAGTCGCATGCCCTCAACGTTAGTTTTGTTTTTCTTTAAAAACAAACGGCAAATTTTTTCTGCTTGGTAGAGTTTCTCTTCTTGTATGAGCGAGCTTACAGTGAGCAACTCTTTTGGCAGCTTGGATAAGCGCTGATATTCTGACTCAGCAAGGTTTAAGCCTCGTTGGTTTTTATCTAATCGATAGAGCTGAATAAGCTCACGCCATGAGGCGTGTAAAGCTGGGTTATGTTTAACTGCCTGTTCAAAGGCAACAAGGGCCTCTTGAGGTGAAGCTGTTATTTTTAAATTATGTCCCTGTTCCTGATAGGCACGGCCATAACTCGGGTTGATACTCAGTAATTTAGATAGCGTGTCAAGTGATTGCAGTGGTTGCTTGAGATAGCGTTGGCAAACAGCTATTAAATATAGAATGTCGATATTTGTTGGTGATTGCTTGATTAATTCCTGGCCAGCCAATAAAGATTCTTGTAGCTTGCCAGTCTGTAGCAGTTGTTGTGCTTTTGCTAATGCTGAGCTTATATCGGTATTTTTTTCTTGATTGGTTACATCATTCATATAGTTATACTTTTAGCTTATAAAGCTTTTATTATTCCTAGGGCCTGACTCTTATACTATAAGGGCTAGGGCCTAAAAAAAAGGGGTAACCGCAATGGCTACCCCTTTATATAGATTTAAATGTCTATAAGTTAAAAATCATAAGCCATGCGTACGCCTACGGTACGTGGTCTGTTAGTTGTTACACGTAATTGTGAATCTAAGGAGTTAATAAATAACTCAGCACGCTCATCGGTAAGGTTTTCAAAAAATAGCTCAAGGCCGATAGAATCGTTTAGCTGCATACCTAGGGATGCATCCACGCCTATATAGGAGTCTTGTTTATAGCGATTTGCAGCTACGATAGAGCTGTATTGCTCATCGGTATAGGAATAGACAAGCTGACCATAAGGTGAATATTGAGAGTCGCTCATTTCATAGCGTGCTCTTAAGGTATATTGCACCTCAGGGGCTAGCGCTAGCTGTTCACCCTTTTCGATGAATAGCAGGTTGCCGCCAGGGGTGCCATCATCAGTTAGCGTGGGGGCTAAAGCCATTTCTGAGTCATTCCATGAAAAAGAAGCGAATAGCGTTAATTCATCGGTGGCAGCGTAGCTAATATCACCCTCTACACCCCATATTTCAGCGTCTGCAGCGTTGGAAACGAATGTGAGTACGCCAAAGTTGGCAATATCCAATACGCCAATCTGCATGTCTTTCCAGTCAACATGATAGAGCGCACCGTTAATGCGTAAGCTGCCATCTAGCATGTCCAGTTTCCAGCCTATTTCTTGGCTGGTTACTTCATCGGATTTGTAGCTTTCAGGAACGCCTGCTGCACGGTTAAATCCGCCAGGGCGGAAGCCTTCTGAATAGGTGTAGTAAAGCAGTACGTCATCAGCAGGCGTTAA comes from the Dasania marina DSM 21967 genome and includes:
- a CDS encoding PH domain-containing protein gives rise to the protein MIDFDKSEIFKLKPIANDKAHQHIPSFLIDGEAIFATFKTVRDQVVFTNKRIIAVNVQGLTGSKVDFTSIPYSKIHCFSVETSGTLDLDCEIELYVSEVGKVRFEINGDFDLVSFNKIISSHVLS
- a CDS encoding energy transducer TonB; translation: MKYFSLFLSLLIIGCAGHSDKSLIIENDPITTAAIAVSIDELPKYWQHSIIAKLNNPQLNRDIKKSNCINVAFIIGEDGLVHNPKVIKATTNISKRFHKAAIKTIKQFTFTPADTNADRKPVISNYIFTFFNEYTNLTSRQFEHLLTKLKYSCAVKDNHIKS
- a CDS encoding tetratricopeptide repeat-containing sulfotransferase family protein, which encodes MNDVTNQEKNTDISSALAKAQQLLQTGKLQESLLAGQELIKQSPTNIDILYLIAVCQRYLKQPLQSLDTLSKLLSINPSYGRAYQEQGHNLKITASPQEALVAFEQAVKHNPALHASWRELIQLYRLDKNQRGLNLAESEYQRLSKLPKELLTVSSLIQEEKLYQAEKICRLFLKKNKTNVEGMRLLADLGMRQYVYDDAEFLLENCVKFEPDNWLAKHDYVTILHKRQKFEQALQQATELCEKYPGNLAFETSLAGQYVSLGRHESALDIYAKVIEKNPQLEMPHLMVGHALKTIGRVEEGIHAYKNAYKARPDFGDAYWSLANLKTYHFTDEEIDKMKTFIEQASTALADKFHMCFALGKAYEDRKDYQQSFQFYEQGNQLKKSQLRYSADVVDDALKKQSQICNQAFFDKTQGYGSSRKDPIFIVGLPRVGSTLLEQILASHSQVDGTMELPNIIALAHKLNGRRMHNEESLYPQILTELSNEQFIQFADDFIRETQCFRQDAPYFIDKMPNNFRHIGLIHTMFPNAKIIDARRHPMACCFSGFKQLFADGQEFTCGLEEVARYYKGYVALMDHWDKVLPGRVLRVHYEHVVDDLETQVRRILDYCELPFEEACLSFHETERSVRTPSSEQVRQPIYKGGLEQWKNFEPYLDTLKEHLGDMIDSYPLPK